The genomic window tggcgttttgaaaataaattaattcaatatttgatCCATTATATGATCTCCCATTAAAATAAGTCAATATTAAAGGTTTAAATGCGATATTTTGATACTGCAAGCTGTATACTTGTACCAAATAACCATTTATTGTGGGCTAAGAGGATTATTAACGTACGCATTCGAAGTTTGCACAACGACGTttgtacgttaataatgcgttatcacacgtatatcgtacaagTTTATCTAtgctaattataatttaaaattagtcaTGTCTTATTCTAGAACATTTTGACTGTAATTTGGCTAATTTTGTTGGTTGGAAAAGCGTACGGTAATAAACTATTACCCCACACCAAATGAGTGGGCGTAGACAAATAAACTAACAGTATGTCAGTTTAAGttgcttacaaaattaattgtcACGATcgctgaaataaaaataataatcagaaatatttaatcAGTTCAGTACCTATGGaactgatttttattgaataagatTCActtgaatgatttaaaaatattttaatgataatgttttaaaaccttcaattattatctaaaaatgtttgttgaaatatctataaattatttggttattttgaaaattaacaagctggaaaaaataatgttaaacatatatacagggtatacaaaaatcaatgttactattaaaaaagaaaaaaataaataaataaataaataaaaaaaaaaaaaaaacaacaacaaacaaacaaaaaaaaaaaactaaaaaaaattcaaaataacgaTGCTTCTAAAGAAAATGCAAAACGTGACttgcgaataaaaaaaaaaaaaaaagagaaaattcttTAACTATCCTACTGTAATTTTCCCTCTAAAAAAAGTGAACATCATCCCTAAATTTGGATACTTTATGGAATATGGAAAAATCTAGATTTGTTTAATGATTGTCTGTTATCTGACGATATTAAAATCAGCAAgcctgtgtgtgtgtatttatattatgttaaaattctCTACGAAAAGATTTGACATCTTTTCTAGGAATTTACCACCTCATCAAGACAATTTTAATTGTTCTTGAACACAATTCATACATTACTACACAGTTTCTTGGCTAGATTATAAAAGTCAGTTACAGCATCAGTTATAAACAATCGTGAAGAACCAACATCGTCAAGAAGAAATTAGAAGAACACATGGAACACAATCATCCTTTACTTTCCATCCAtcctttttttcttctttttaataaaaaagaaaactaattttaattaataaaacatttatataataccaGAGGTTTATGTGCAAGTCCGCATTTCTTTAATGGCTgatgttaagaaaaaaaaattatataagtaaaaaataaaaaaaaataaaaaaaaaaagatgaaaactatttaaaaacagATAAGAAGAAAAACATGCTACagtaatattgatttttgaaataaatacttaaataatgaaGAAAGTGAAAATGAGCTTAAATGCAAACTTTTTGATAACCggttactgatataaatttctTGATaaccaaataatatatatatatatatatatatatatattaaattcaaaaagattcaatttcaatttaaaaaaaaaactttttttaaatatattatcattaaaatttttttaattataacaaactAGCCTCTAGCctacaatttacaattttaaattaaggaaaaaaaattatatttactccAATTACACTACCAACGgcaatgaattttgaaaacataagcaaattttcagttttatttgattaattcaaGCAAAATGTCCACCTTTTTTGATATCGGAGCATCTCAGGGTTATAGCTAAATCCtgatttattgttaaaaattaattgtttttaatttttaaataagttattcagtttaaaaataatctttatgtTCTTGTGCAAATGctaaaaacaatcaaataaaaaaataaataaataaactagatTCAGATAAAATAGAATGAAAGAACattgaatttttgtaataaaaactgGCATGcctaaaaattttaggtttaaatttatttttactaagttGAAATGTTTTAGACGCCTTGTATTTCAGAAGAAgtactttttccaaaaaaatcgcatttagaaatgcaaaaagtttaaactaaatttaaagtACACgacgaattttaatttatatatttttattttgttttatattcctACTTAATTGTTTAAGAGCTGGTTTCAGATTATAGTAATGTTTTCTAACTGCGGGCCCTCGGGTTCGTTAAATTCCTTTGTCTACAGCGAAGTGCGGAAGAGATTTCCTAAAGTTATTAAATTGGTAagtataattaacaaaataataaccaTGCACTCTCGTAAACACGTTTTTCTTTTATGTCTCAGTCGTGGTTTCGTTTCCCATgaaggtttttatattttacttttaaaagaagCCCTTACCATTAAAGAATGAATGAACGTCAAATTTACAAAGTAACAAAGATAGTGAAGAAGTTTAtgcacaaatttaaaacatgaGCAATTCTTATTTGTCATCGGTTTTTGACCGATGTGCAAACGTTCGTGGATTTTTCCCACGGCTTGTGGTCATATTTCTCCATTATTTACAGgaatgttgaaaaattgtttatttttttaaggatggAGTTGATTTGCCACCACCAATTGTGTTTGATGTCACTGAAGAATGTAAATTACCACCAACCAACCAAACATTTTTATGCAACGATGCTGGAGGCGATATTGTTCgagtatttttaaaacaatactttGAAATATATGATAGTAACAATCGACAACCATTATTGCAAGCATACCATGAAAATGGTATGTTTTCTATGACAATGGGCTACCCACATggtttaacacaaaaaaattcacCACCATTAAATTGGTACCAATTAGATAATCGTAATTTACTACGTGTACAAAATCCTGAACgacgaaataaattattgaaacaagGACAACTTTCGATTGTTTCATTTCTTGCGGAAATGCCAAAAACTCAACATGATATGAATTCGTTTAAAGTTGATCTTTCATTTTTCACggtaattataacaattttttttttttttaaatatataaataaatttaaaaaaaaatatttttttcagccaCAATTTTTTATGCTTAATGTCAGTGGGATATTCAAAGAAATTGGTGGAGGATTTAAAACACCACCGTTACGAGCATTTACTAGAGCTTTAATAATAGTTGCTGCCAACTCTggattttgtataataaacgaagctatttatataacaaatgcAACAGACGAACAAGCAAAAGTAAGTTCTGTAAGATAATTCTGATCCTTAGAAATCTATGTTTTTCTTCCAATATTCTTAGCTTTGAATTTGACTTGaactgaaataattttgtaaataaactatattttgGTCATTTATAGGATGCTTTTAAAATGCCCAACCCAATAATTCCAACAAGTCCTCAAGTGTCATCACCTACAGTTCCAGCAGGATCACCACCAGAACTAGATGATGCCACTAAACAGCAAATGGTCCATACAATGGCGCAACAATCAGGAATGAATTTGGACTTTTCCACAAAGTAAGTATTTAATCATCTCGTGTTTGTATTTCTATGCGTAAATTACCCGTTTAAAAACCGGTACACCAAAagggtaaattttatttttgaatatggaCGGActtcaatgtaaatattttcttttttttttaggtgtTTACAAGAAACAAATTGGGATTTTCAAAGAGCGGTGGTGATATTTACAGAATTACACAAACAAGGAGGCATACCACCAGAagcttttgttaaataatactGAATGTAAAGactaattattgtaattttaagtaaattatctttgtaagaaatgtacatatttttatacaataaggttaaaaattaaaacaatattcgttaaaattattttgtaataaatgtcttatttttattagaatgtaCCTGAATATAACGTTACAGACTAGTATTTATCCTAAATTACTCGAAACTCTAAACAAATCACCGTTaaacgatttttataccatgtatatgaaatatatcaaggtatgctaagtttattcccaagtttgtaacgcttattagtccatttcctgttgtctgcctgcctgtctgtccgtctgacaacacgattactctaaaacgaaaaaagatatcaagttgaaatttctacagcgtgctcagaacgtaaaaagtgaggtcgagctcgtaaatgagcaacataggtcaattggaaattgtaaaccgttaaagataaaacaaaagtttaaatgtaagaaatgttccttataaaaaaataaacaacttttgcttgaaacattttttcgaaaacatcactgtttagtaGTTTCGAACATAGTGTAgtacatataaaacataccagccatgtgtgtgtgacatgtatgtatggctgactatctctctttacttacatgaggTGAAAAACATATGATTCCGTAATCAACtgatgtctatacatggtatttcaacaattaactcagtcaattgtttgttttcacttgtttaatatttattatagtcttcgagttgaattgaattttgaattaaaattaattttaagaatagcTATTAATACTTTTCGAAAGATAAGCTATCATAGGCGTCTTTATCAATCaatacaatttcataaaaaactcaCCGGGAAGAATTGTCACTGCACGGACAGAAAAATGAAGttcgtttttgaaaatcttcagaagtacgcaaaatatgaacgtttaaaacttttaattaaacaaagaagataCTTTTAAAGTGACATCCCCGttgagtatcgccatagagattaaatataaaactgttttaCAAGAAAGAgacgggcaacaatctttgaatactTATCACTTTTtcgttttatcaattttaattttacttcagaattatttaaaatatttttactttgctGCCATCTATCTAAAGCTATCTAAGTTGTACTAATTCCATCAAAGGAATTGGACAAAAGAaccaatgaaaatgaaaagaatttataaaaattgaaaatatgaaaagaatttTGTAGAATCTCATAATAATGTAAACATAGTtataaatgcataaaatttaatcataaattacagtaataaaaaaattaatgatattccaaaattaataaattattttttatcattcttttaatatttaatattcctCTATGATTAACAATTCTGCTTTCGTTGCCAATTTCAAGTTATATTTATAATGGCCATCATGTCAAATGTTGACATTTCTTCTCAAATTACTTCTGAGTTAAGCCGATGTGATATTAATAGTgagaaatcatcaaaaaataaaagcattGAAGGAAAATGGGGGTTGCCTTTGTCAGAAGTATACAAGTTAGCTTTAAACTTTTACAAAGGTACTTAAATTGTCAACTACTAATTAGCTAAAAAATTGTGTTGtatttattgacattttgtgttgataattttagaaaaagaagGTAAAGCTGTTCAATTAAGCTATGAAGATAAGCTACAACTTGTGGCTTTCGCTCAACAAGTAAGTCATGGTCCATTGGCAACGAGTAAAGTACCACCAGTGGGTGCATTAGATGTTGTTGGTCGAGATCGTCGATTAGCATGGCAACGTTTAAGTGATCTTTCACCCGATCAATCTCGTATTGGTTTTGTTTCGTTGCTGTCACGGAGATGTCCCCATTTTGAAGCTTATATTGAGGCACATCGTcgtgaaaatgaagaaaaacaaCGAAAAGCGTAAGTACTTTAAAAAAGAATAGTCTTgctttaaatacttttaatataaaattatttctcattATAATTGGACTGCCAAGtccgtttaaataaaaaaatttgtagtaaaaGTTCGTTTTTTGACTAAAAGTACAATAGTGCTATATTTGAtatcaaagttgaaataaataaacttcaaTAAATTAACAGTAAATTTactgtttgtttctttttacaGACAAGAACAAGCACTTCGTGATCTCGAACGACGAAAACAACGTGAAGAAGAGGAGAAAATTGAACGTGAGATACGTGCTAAACAAGAAATGGAAGAGGTTGCCCGACGAAAGGTACAACAAGCTTTAAACGAACAAACTTACGATCAATTTAGAACTTATGCAGAACAACAATATCCTGGTGATCCAGAGCGACAAGgcgatttaataaaacaattacaagatcaacattatttacaatatatgcAACAGTTACATGCTACAGCActtagtaataatattattcaacaaTCAACGGATACAACTGGTGATGAGGAACTACCGTCCGAAGAACAAAATACTGAAGACAATTATTTTGAGGGAATTGCACAAGCAAGTATGTGGACACGTGACGACATACAATTGTTTAAAGAAATTGTATCGAAAAGTGAGGGTGATGGTGTCGTACGTGTTGGACATGGAGAAATTGTTACTGTACGAGTGCCAACAACTGTCGTTGGAACACAATTGTTTTGGGAGTTTGCTACTGATCATTATGATATAGGTATAcctaaattaactaaaaataaaaattaactagtTATCCACTTTTGTGACGTTTCCAATCATATGtagtgaacatttttttaaactgcaaaaatttattgatttacagACATTGCAGTTAGATCAATAGCCTGACTAGACTTGACAACAAActgtgatttaaaattattttatcatagatTGTACCAATAGCTGTCTTGAACacgagaaattaaaaaaacccccgacaaatgtttcgggaacggaatcctaaactcgcccTTGAAACATAGTTTAAAACACTCTGCATTAAATTGCCTATTTTCTTATAGCCTTCTCTACACttaaccaattttgaagatcatggcCTCTTTTATAGTTGTTtcaggtacggaactctaaTGTGAAACctatctaagaatactctccattaaattatctttcaaacaaaatttaaaaattcaaaatcggttcatccgtttaagatctacgatgccacagagaga from Chrysoperla carnea chromosome 2, inChrCarn1.1, whole genome shotgun sequence includes these protein-coding regions:
- the LOC123292167 gene encoding Golgi resident protein GCP60; the encoded protein is MAIMSNVDISSQITSELSRCDINSEKSSKNKSIEGKWGLPLSEVYKLALNFYKEKEGKAVQLSYEDKLQLVAFAQQVSHGPLATSKVPPVGALDVVGRDRRLAWQRLSDLSPDQSRIGFVSLLSRRCPHFEAYIEAHRRENEEKQRKAQEQALRDLERRKQREEEEKIEREIRAKQEMEEVARRKVQQALNEQTYDQFRTYAEQQYPGDPERQGDLIKQLQDQHYLQYMQQLHATALSNNIIQQSTDTTGDEELPSEEQNTEDNYFEGIAQASMWTRDDIQLFKEIVSKSEGDGVVRVGHGEIVTVRVPTTVVGTQLFWEFATDHYDIGFGVYFEWGTPTTDQVLVHVSESEEDDEDDDDYGDGEYLDTLQHTDLETGAQVLRRVNNTPMLSEIVPIYRRDSHLEVYVGSHTYPGEGCYLLKFDNSYSLWRSKTLYYRICYSN